From the genome of Plasmodium sp. gorilla clade G2 genome assembly, contig: PADLG01_00_33, whole genome shotgun sequence:
ttttttttttttttttttttttttttttttttttttttttttttttttttttttttttttgttatgatttaaaaatattatttcataataCATAGTTTCATTAAttatgtaattattataaatatttatattagatacaaaaatatttattttgtataaagTATTTATTGgtcttttaaattttattatatttttaataaccAAACGTACATATAATCTTTATATTTCCtataataagaaattattttttttttttctacattGAACCAGTAACAGGTTTagcattttatatttaataattatatatgttggattattttattattaacttaaagaaaaaaataaaaaaaaattatatcattctaatttaaaagtttttattttgtgATAAAGGGGGGAAtggaaaattataatatatacacatatatatatatatatatatgtgaaatattatataacatgaagatcatattaaataattttcttttatttttaaaaattctaATAACAAGATGAGAAAACtattagaatatatataaaatatttcatttattttaatttctttttttttagatgtgattttttcatatatgtgtttaatttatatttgtataaggtcacatacaaaaataaaaaaaaaaaacacacaaacataaaattataattgaaagaatagtatattatatatataattatttttattattcttaataatgaagataaatATTAGGATAAACGCTTTATGGGTATttgcatataaatattatcacattagaaaaaaaaaaaaaaaataaaataaatcataaataataattcttcctAATAGAACAATAGATCATTctgttaataatattttttattttatatttagaaatatactatttataaatataacttcaaaaaaaaatatatataatttttgtgatgaatattactattaataaattgttgaaaataaaatattgccctggaatattttgaatatatatatatatatatatatatatatattactatatgatatgaaaaaataataataataaataggatatagtaatatttttatattttgttaatgTTGACacatatttaatatgaaaataCGAATAAATCTGtagcattatatatatatatatatggaatattATAGAACCCGAAAATACTAATTATCTATAAacacatttattttaaataataagtgtgtttattaaattttcattatatatatatatatatgatttttttttttttttttttttttttgttttattttactcTTATAATACATTTGATAATTACATTGAAAATTCCacactaaaaaaaaatattttattacaatttataatatatatatataatatatttaaaaccgaaataaaaatactatTGATTATAGGATGTAATTAAAgaatctatataatatatatattatatatataaggaattcttatttttaaatataaatatatatataatataatataatattaccaTATAAAAATCCTGAGacgttttttttataatataaattaggcattaaaaaaacatatattattattttttttaaaactagAATTTATCATGGTGttgtaaaaattttaatacatGCAAGCAATTaatatgaaatttttttttttttttttatcatattttactattaaaataattgaaTTAAATtcttaattaatttttattcaaaaataatatttaatatatattataaatatatattataatattaatttcaaaaggtataaaatgaaaaaaagaaaaaaagccccccaaaaaaaaaaaaaaaactttgcatgtaataataataaaaaaaatatatatataatatataaaaataaaaataatatatttataaatacttTGAAagcaaaatttttttttaaattctttatataaaaacaatattataaatatattatttattttataaatatattatttattttataaatatattataagagtcttaaaaatgtatttagTTTTTTATAAccgaataaaaaaaaaaaaaaaaaaagctatatatatatatataatttatatatatattatatataatacgcTTTCCTTCCTTTATTTAAATacgattttatatttttttgttgtaaaatccttttttttttttcatacaaaaatatgaatagttgatattaaatatatagaatataataaaatgtaataatttcttagtaaattttatgcatatataatatataaataatgcgaaataataaattaaaaaaagcattcaactatttttttttttaattaaaattttataaataacattttatataataaatatatttatatattatatatatatgtaaatatatatttgtatatataaaatcgCTTTTATCTCCATATTTATCTAAAATTTGTTTTAGTAtctattattaatacatatataaatatattataaatatatgttatatttttatttgtattattttaatgagcaaaatatatatttctcgttattttataaagaaaataaagttatacttttataaataaaataatattttattatttaacatatataataaaaatataggtAGTTGGTTCTCtttttttagtttttttcttttctttttattttttttattttggttATAGAGAAgagattttatatataatataatattttattatatatttattattacaaatataaaaatatacaaaataatattattataataacatctatatataaatatattatacatataattaattattatattatatatttatatatatttatatacatgtaaataattaatttataaataataaaaaatataataataaatagttatatattttttttgtaacataatttttatgtaatattttattgtatatataaaatatatatttataagtaccttgaaaaaaaaaaaaaaaaaaattataaataaatggtTCTAATTGTGaacaaaaaagaataatatagaaatataatattatatatatatatatgtttatttataatattcttatataaaaaacgaaatatatatattatatatatatagttagaaatctttttatgatatattttttttattatagaaCAAATaacctttttattatttatagttttaattttttttttttttttttaaacattgaATGTATATgtccttatatatatttttgtaatatatatttttttagagtttttttttttttttttttcattttaataattggatatataaaaaaaaaaaaaagaaaaaagtgtataatatttactactaacttcatttttattgaaGTTGTATTAtcactatatttatatatttttttttttttttttgaaaataacaaatatatataaaatatattcaccTAACGAAAATGGTGtagttttatataaataagaattatatatagagaaataatatatgtgatggtatgatattatataaccgtatatatatttagtagtattaatatatatatatttatatatatatatatgtatatttatatatgtatatatttaaatgatgtTTTTTTACTCCTTTTtgttattacatttttaaagaatattaaagaattattctgaacaaataaatgttAATTAAAtgtgttaaaataaataattttttattttaattttttaacatttatattccgaagatattattattttacaaTTTGTCttgttatttaattatttttatttttattgttttttttttttttttttttttctttaaattttatatttataaatattataaaaagttaGAAAATGACAAATAGTAATtataaatcaaataataaaacatataatgaaaataataatgaacaaaaaaCTACCATATTTAATAGAACAAATATGAATCCGATAAAAAAATGTCATATgagagaaaaaataaataagtacTTTTTTTTGATCAAAATTTTGACATGTACCATTTTAATATGGGCTCTACAATATGCTAATAACGtaagataaaaaattaaataataaatatttaaaaaataaaaaataataataataatataatgtatatatatatatatatttatttataatttcttatatatatttattaatttattaatttattaatttattattattttattttttttttctttttagtgTGATATAAACAAAACTTGGAAAAAAGATACATATGTTTATAAGAAATTGAATACAGTATTTAACAGAAGTTTAGGAGAACCTCAGGTAAATGGTGAACTAGCTAGTGAAGAAGTAAAGGAAAAAATTCTTGACTTATTAGAAGAAGGAAATACATTAAATGAAAGTGTAGATGATAATAGTAATTTAGAAGAAGCAGaacatataaaagaaaatattttattaagtaATATAGAAGAatcaaaagaaaatattgttGACAGTTTATTCAATAATATTGAACACAATTCAGAACAACAAGAAAGTGTGTCAGAAAATGAACAAATCAGTGATGATATTTTTAATGCCTTATTAAATAGTGCAGATGTTAATGGAGAagtagaagaaaaaaatttagaGGAAAGTCAAGTTAATGAcgatatttttaataatttagtAAAAAGTATCCAACAAGAACAACAACAGAGCGTTGCTGAAAGTGTAATAGAAAGTGTAGAAGAAAAAGTCGCTGAAGATGTTGTAGAAAAAGTAGCAGAAAGTGTTGAAGAAAGTGTAATAGAAAATGTTGAAGAAGCTGTAACTGAAAGTGTTGAAGAAGCTGTAGCTGAAAGTGTTGAAGAAGCTGTAGCTGAAAGTGTTGAAGAAACTGTAGCTGAAAGTGTTGAAGAAACTGTAGCTGAAAGTGTTGAAGAAGCTGTAGCTGAAAGTGTTGAAGAAACAGTAGCTGAAAAAGTTGAAGAAACAGTAGCAGAAAAAATTGAAGAAATAGTAGCTGAAAAAGTTGAAGAAACAGTAGCTGAAGATATTGTAGAAACAGTAGCTGAAGATATTGAAGAAACAGTAGCTGAAAGTGTTGAAGAAACAGTAGCTGAAAGTGTTGAAGAAACAGTAGCTGAAGATATTGTAGAAACAGTAGCTGAAAGTGTTGAAGAAACTGTAGCTGAAAAAATTGAAGAAACTGTAGCTGAAGATATTGTAGAAACAGTAGCTGAAGATATTGTAGAAACAGTAGCTGAAAGTGTTGAAGAAACTGTAGCTGAAAAAATTGAAGAAACTGTAGCTGAAAAAGTTGTAGAAACTGTAGCTGAAAAAGTTGCAGAAACTGTAGCTGAAAAAGTTGAAGAAACTGTAGCTGAAAAAGTTGAAGAAACAGTAGTTGAAGATATTACATCAAATTTATCAGATCACATTTTAAGCAATTTGTTAGGTGTTATGGAAAATGAAGAAGCAAAGGACagtatattaaatgatatagaaGAAGTAAAAGAAAATGTAGTTTCCACAATACTAGATAAGGTAGAAGAAACTACAACTGATGATTCAACTACTTTTAGTAACATATTAGAGAAGATACAAGAAAGCACTATTTCTACTGATAAAATAGAGGAAAAATTAGAAGAAGTCCACGAAAATGTATTAAGTGCCGCTTTAGAAAGTACTCAAAGTGAAGAGGAAAAGAAAGAAGTAATAGATGTaattgaagaaataaaagaagaagtaGCTTCTACGTTATTAGAAACTGTGGAACAAACAACAGAAGAAAGCTCAAGTACAATTACGGAAATAGTTGaaaatatagaagaaaatgCAATAGCaagtaatgaaaatattgtaGAGAATTTAGAGAAATTAAACGAAACTGTATTTACTACTGTATTAGATAAAATAGAGGAAACAACAGAAATTAGCGGAGATAGTTTAGAAATTAAAGGAATGGATGAAACATTTTTAACTGAAATGTTAGATAATGTAAAAGGAATTCAAGAAAATATACTAACCACTATGTTTCAAAGTATAGAAACGAGTATAGTAATTCATTCAGAAGAAAAGGTTGATTTAAATGAAGATATGGTTAGCACCATCTTAGATAATATAGAAATTATGAAAgatgatttattaaataaattcgAAAATATTTCAAGTACTGAAAGTGTTAATGAAATTGCAACTCCACCTGtagaacaaaatatatatatggatgtTGATGTTCCTGCTATGAAAGATCAATTTTTAGGAATATTAAATGAGGGAGAAACATTGAAAGAAATGTTTTTTAATTTGGAAGATGTGTTTAAAAGTGAAAGTAATGTAATTACTGTAGAAGAAATTAAAGAAGAACCCCTTCAAAAAGAGGTAGAAAAAGAAACTGCTAGTATTATTGAAGAAGTGCAAGAACATATTGTTGATGTattagatgaaaaaaaagaagatttAACAGACAAGATGATAGATGCAGTAGAAGAATCCATAGAAATATCCTCAGACGTTAAAGAAGAAATTGAATCTATtcaagataaagaaaaagatgtTTTACCAGTTATTGAAGAAGTTCAAGAACAGGTTAAAGAAGAAAGTGTTGAAAAAGTTATAGAATTAAAAAACATTGAAGAGGAGTTAATGAAAGATGCtgttgaaataaataaaattacaaGCAAAATTGTTGAAGAAACTGAAGAGTTAAATGAAGTAGAAGCagatttattaaaagatatgGAAAAATTGAAAGAATTAGAAAAAGCTTTATCAGAAGATACTAAAGAAATAGTAGATGCAAAAGATGATACATTAGAAAAAGTTATTGAAGAGGAACATGATGTAACAACCACATTAGATGAGGTTGTAGAATTAAAAGATGTAGAAGAAGACAAAATCGAAAAAGTATCTGAGTTAAAAGATCTTGaagaagatatattaaaagaagtaAAAGAAATCAAAGAACTTGAAAGTGAAATTATAGAAGattttaaagaattaaaaacgATTGAAGCAGATATTTTAGAagagaaaaaagaattagaaaaaGATCATTTTAAAAAGTTTGAAGAAGAAGCTGTAGAAATAAAAGATCTTGAAtcagatatattaaaagaagtaTCTTCATTAGAAgttgaagaagaaaaaaaattagaagaaGTACAAGAAATTAAAGAAGAGATAGAAGATATAATAAGTGGTGATGTTCATATAGAAGGTTTGGAAAAAGGTGATTTAGAAGAAGTAGATGATTTAAAAGGAAGTATATTAGACATCTTAAAGGAAGATATGGGATTAGGAGATATGGATAAAGAAAGTTTAGAAGATGTAACAGCAAAACTTGGAGGAAGAGTTGAATCCTTAAAAGATGTTTTAACTAGTGCATTGACCACGGGTGAAGAACAAATGAAAGCAAGAAAAAGAGCTCAAAGACCTAAATTAGAAGAAGTATTATTAAGAGAAGAAGTTATAGAAGAACCAAAGGTTAAAGAACCTgcgaaaaaaataacaaaaaagaaagtaAGATTTGATATTAAAGATGAGGAACCAGAAGATGAAGCTCTAGAAGTTGAAGATttagatgaagaaaaagatgaagatatagatgaagaaaaagatgaagatatagatgaagaaaaagatgaAGATAAAGATGAAGATAAAGATGAAGATAAAGATGAAGATAAAGATGAAGATAAAGATGTAGTAGTCGAAAAAGAGAAACACATTGAACAagttaaaaagaaaaagaaaaagttagaaaaaaaagtagAAAAAAGTGTTAGTGGTTTTAAAAAACATGCGGATGAAGTAATGAAATATGTTCATAAAATTGATAAAGAAATAGATAAAGAAGTATCTAAAGCTTTAGAACCAAAAAGTGATGTTTCTAATGTGTTACAACAAAATCAAGATTTTTTTAGTAAAGCTAAAAacttcataaaaaaatataaagtattTACCGCACCGTTCATATCTGCAATTGCTGCATTTGCATCTTATGTAGTTGGGTTCTTTACATTATCTGTATTTTCATCATGTGTAACAATCGCTTATTCAACTTACTTATTGTCAAAAGTTGATAAAaccataaataaaaataaacagaGACCATTTTATTCATTCGTATTTGATATCTTTAAGAATTTAAAACATTATTTACAacaaatgaaagaaaaatttaGTAAAGGAAAAACTGATAATGAAGGAGAAGTATCAAACAAATCTGATAAAACCGTTATTGTACCTGTAACAAATAAAGCTGAAAAAACAACTAAagttgataaaaaaaataaggtatcaaaaagaagaaaaacccaaaaatcaaaataaaaagtttCAATAGAGTGAAATGATTGGAgggaacaaaataaaaatagtcaataaaaaataaaaaaatatacatattatgtaaatatatatatatatatatatatatatgtatgtgtttacaaatttttaaaatttataatatatatttattattatttatatttctgcatataattttattttgaacattttaatttaaattataaatattttttaatgagtttatgttttttaattaatatatagatTTCTATACGAAactgtatattatttatataatacatgtaatattaattatttgtgttttattaaagtttatattatatatatatatatatatatatatattgtatatatattaaaagataaaaaattagCTTATTTGCTTGTTATGTAAAtaagcttttttttttttttttttttttttttcatataaacgatatttaatttttaatttttaatatgatatattatataaaatatctttcataaaaaaaagaaaaaatttaaaaaaacttATATTTAGAGAATAACTTAAAGagttatttttttaagatttaaaaattaaatatgtatataataaataaattacatGAGAATATTAAagaacataaataaaatgatttattataaatattaaaaaaaaacagtaaagaatatttcaatatgatcgataaattttttctaaattatattatatgtgtgttataatataaatattatatatatatatattaaatttaatgtaaatgtgaaaaaaaaatatgacatatatatatatatatatatatatatataaatatagactATCCtatgaatattaaaaatatttatattaaattgttTGGTGtcgttataataatatttaaaattaagaaaCTCATATTACTTCACAtgttgaatatattttaagacgaattaatttattatatacatattataattaatatataattttttatataattaattattcaaaatgatgttcatataataattataatatattctaattcttttataatattat
Proteins encoded in this window:
- a CDS encoding liver stage antigen 3, translated to MTNSNYKSNNKTYNENNNEQKTTIFNRTNMNPIKKCHMREKINKYFFLIKILTCTILIWALQYANNCDINKTWKKDTYVYKKLNTVFNRSLGEPQVNGELASEEVKEKILDLLEEGNTLNESVDDNSNLEEAEHIKENILLSNIEESKENIVDSLFNNIEHNSEQQESVSENEQISDDIFNALLNSADVNGEVEEKNLEESQVNDDIFNNLVKSIQQEQQQSVAESVIESVEEKVAEDVVEKVAESVEESVIENVEEAVTESVEEAVAESVEEAVAESVEETVAESVEETVAESVEEAVAESVEETVAEKVEETVAEKIEEIVAEKVEETVAEDIVETVAEDIEETVAESVEETVAESVEETVAEDIVETVAESVEETVAEKIEETVAEDIVETVAEDIVETVAESVEETVAEKIEETVAEKVVETVAEKVAETVAEKVEETVAEKVEETVVEDITSNLSDHILSNLLGVMENEEAKDSILNDIEEVKENVVSTILDKVEETTTDDSTTFSNILEKIQESTISTDKIEEKLEEVHENVLSAALESTQSEEEKKEVIDVIEEIKEEVASTLLETVEQTTEESSSTITEIVENIEENAIASNENIVENLEKLNETVFTTVLDKIEETTEISGDSLEIKGMDETFLTEMLDNVKGIQENILTTMFQSIETSIVIHSEEKVDLNEDMVSTILDNIEIMKDDLLNKFENISSTESVNEIATPPVEQNIYMDVDVPAMKDQFLGILNEGETLKEMFFNLEDVFKSESNVITVEEIKEEPLQKEVEKETASIIEEVQEHIVDVLDEKKEDLTDKMIDAVEESIEISSDVKEEIESIQDKEKDVLPVIEEVQEQVKEESVEKVIELKNIEEELMKDAVEINKITSKIVEETEELNEVEADLLKDMEKLKELEKALSEDTKEIVDAKDDTLEKVIEEEHDVTTTLDEVVELKDVEEDKIEKVSELKDLEEDILKEVKEIKELESEIIEDFKELKTIEADILEEKKELEKDHFKKFEEEAVEIKDLESDILKEVSSLEVEEEKKLEEVQEIKEEIEDIISGDVHIEGLEKGDLEEVDDLKGSILDILKEDMGLGDMDKESLEDVTAKLGGRVESLKDVLTSALTTGEEQMKARKRAQRPKLEEVLLREEVIEEPKVKEPAKKITKKKVRFDIKDEEPEDEALEVEDLDEEKDEDIDEEKDEDIDEEKDEDKDEDKDEDKDEDKDEDKDVVVEKEKHIEQVKKKKKKLEKKVEKSVSGFKKHADEVMKYVHKIDKEIDKEVSKALEPKSDVSNVLQQNQDFFSKAKNFIKKYKVFTAPFISAIAAFASYVVGFFTLSVFSSCVTIAYSTYLLSKVDKTINKNKQRPFYSFVFDIFKNLKHYLQQMKEKFSKGKTDNEGEVSNKSDKTVIVPVTNKAEKTTKVDKKNKVSKRRKTQKSK